Proteins co-encoded in one Neodiprion lecontei isolate iyNeoLeco1 chromosome 3, iyNeoLeco1.1, whole genome shotgun sequence genomic window:
- the LOC107223660 gene encoding histone H2B has translation MPPKTSGKAAKKAGKAQKNITKGDKKKKRRRKESYAIYIYKVLKQVHPDTGISSKAMSIMNSFVNDIFERIAAESSRLAHYNKRSTITSREIQTAVRLLLPGELAKHAVSEGTKAVTKYTSSK, from the coding sequence ATGCCACCGAAGACTAGCGGAAAAGCAGCCAAGAAGGCCGGTAAGGCCCAGAAGAATATTACGAAGGGagataagaagaagaagcgcaGGAGGAAGGAGAGTTACGCAATCTACATCTACAAAGTCTTGAAGCAGGTTCACCCAGACACTGGAATTTCCAGCAAGGCAATGAGCATCATGAACAGCTTTGTCAACGACATTTTTGAACGCATCGCTGCTGAATCTTCACGTCTTGCTCATTACAACAAACGATCTACCATCACGTCTCGGGAGATCCAAACTGCGGTGAGGCTTCTTCTGCCTGGTGAACTTGCCAAGCATGCTGTTTCTGAAGGAACCAAGGCTGTTACCAAATACACCAGCTCTAAGTGA